The genomic segment ATGGAGTGCAAGGTTTTCGGCGTATAGGCGCGCATAGGTGTCGTCGATGATGGCATGGGCCCCAATGAGATTGGGAGCACTGCCATCGGCGTATCGGCGGTAGGCATCGTATACGCCGACTCGATTCGTGACGTCGTTACGGATATTTTCAGGATAGACCCAATCAGGGCGTATGGGAGTCATGATGATTCATTCAGTTGTGGATCAGCCGAACGCCTTAATCCCAAAATCTTGAGATGAATAATAGGGAAGCGCCTGCTTTCGGGACATCCAATTTTTCGCCATTAATCCCGATGCGGCGAAATATGGGAATTTATACAGGAGGTATGTTATAACCCTCATGTTGTCTAAAATGACCATCTCCCCCGCCGAGGCGCTTCGCTGGCAGCTCGAGGCCGGCGTCGACGAAACCGTAGCCGCGATTCCGGTGAATCGTTTCGCGTCGCGCGAAGACGCGCCTCCCGATGTGACGGGCGAAAACAACGGTGAGTTGCCCTCGCCGCCGCCCGGGGATCCGCCCTGCGACGGGCCCGGCGACATGCCGCCGCCCCTGCCATTGCCCGCGCTGTCGTCTGCGTTAGCGCCAATTGACGACGCGGTCGGGCGCGCGGTCGCGCTCGCGGCGGGCGCGGCCACGATCGAGGACCTGCGCGCGGCGCTCGCCGCCTTCGACGGCTGTCCCTTGAAGCGCACCGCGACCAACCTCGTCTTCACCGACGGCAATCCGCAAGGCGCGGTCCTGTTCGTCGGCGAAGCGCCGGGCGCGGAAGAAGACCGCCAAGGCCTGCCGTTCGTCGGCCCGAGCGGACGGCTCCTGGACCGCATGCTCGCCTCGATCGGCCTCGACCGGACGCGCGTGTGCATTTCCAACACGGTGTTCTGGCGCCCGCCCGGCAACCGCACGCCGACCACGGTCGAGATGGCGGTGTGCATGCCGTTCCTGGAGCGCCTGATCGAATTGATGGATCCGCGCGTGCTGGTGACTCTGGGCGGCCCGGCGGCGAAATCGGTGTTGGGCGAGTCTGCGGGCGTGAGCAAGTTGCGCGGGCGCTGGTTCGCCTACGCCTCGCCCCGCCTGGCGCGGCCGATCCCGGCGACCGCCATGTTCCACCCCGCGTATCTGCTGCGGACCCCGGCGCAGAAGCGCGACGCTTGGCGCGATCTTCTGATGCTGCGGCGCAAGCTCGACGAGTCTTAACCATTCCCGCGCGAAGCCCGAGTTGCCGCCCGCTCGACGATTGGTCTATAAATTTCCGGTCTCGCTCTTGGGAGTAGCCGTGGCCCGACCGTTTTGTCGCCACTTAGCGATCGTCGCGCTCGTCGCCTTCGCCGGCATCGGCGTTGCGCGCGCGGACCAGATGTCCGTGGGCACGGACGAGAATGCCGCCCCGTTCGAGGTGGCGCCGCAGGATTTGGGGCCGATCCTGCCCAAGATTCTCGCGCCCGCGACGGTCGATCTCTACACGCGCATTTTCGAGCTTCAGGAAGAGGCTCAATGGGCCGAGGCCGATCGCTTGATCGCCAAGCTCGACGACAAGATCCTGCTCGGCCATGTGCTCGCCCAGCGCTACCTCCATGCCCGTTGGCGCGCGTCTTATAAGGACTTGAAGGCGTGGCTCGACCAATACGCCGATCATCCGGGCGCCGAGCAACTCTACAAGCTCGCGAAATCCCGCCAGCCGCGCGGCGCGGCGCCGCCCGCCGCGCCGCAAGGGGCGCCGCCTTCGTCGGCCGCGCCCGATGCGCTCGCGCTCGAGCGGCGCGAGGCGACGCCCACCCAACGCAAGAGCGCCGACGCGGTCGGCGCCCAAGTGCGCACCCATGTGCGCAAGTCGGCGCCGCAGACGGCGGCCAAGGTGCTCGACGGCCCGGAAGCCAAACGGCTCGGCCCGCTCGCCTTCGACAGCGCGCGCGTGCACGTCGCGCAAGGGTTCTTCAATCTCGGCCGCGACGAGGAAACGCTCGCCTACGCGGCGCCGGCCATGCGCTCGCTCCGGCATATTCCCGAGGCCGGCTGGCTGGCCGGCCTGGCTTCCTGGCGGCTGGAGCGCCACGCCGATGCCGCGCGCTATTTCGCGGCGACGGCCGAGGTCGCCGACAACGCGTGGCTTGCCTCGGGCGCCGCGTTCTGGGCGTCGCGCGCCTATCTGGTCGGGCGCGAGCCGGAACGGGTGATCCCTTGGCTCGAACGCGCGGCGGCGCATCCGCGCACGTTTTACGGATTGCTCGCCGGGCAATTGCTCGGCAAGCCAATGCCGTTCCAATGGGCGGAACCGGACTTGGAGCGCGGCCTGATCGCGCGCTTGGTCGAGGTGCCAGCCGGACGGCGCGCGGTGGCCCTGGTTCAGGTCGGCGAGGATCGCCGCGCCGAGCGCGAGTTGCGCCGCCTCAGCGGCACCGCCGACGACAAACTTGCCCACGGCATACTTGCGCTCGCCGCGCGCGCCGATATGCCGGCGCTGTCCTTGCGGCTCGACCGCCAGCTGTTTCCCAAGGGCGGCGGATGGATGAGCGCGGCCTATCCGTTGCCGAGCTGGGAGCCGGAAAACGGCTTTCGCGTCGATCCGGCGCTGATCTACGCCCTCATTCACCAGGAATCGGCCTTCAACCCCGAGGCGCGCAGTTGGGCGGGCGCAAGCGGCCTGATGCAGATCATGCCGCGCACCGCGAGCCACGTCGCCCAGGACAAGGCCTACCACCGCGGCGCCAAGCGCAAGAAGCTGTTCTCGCCCGAGGTCAACCTGACCCTTGGCCAGCGCTACCTCGAAACCCTGATCCGCGATCCCGGCATCGCGGGCGATCTCTTCTTCATCGCTGCCGCGTGGAACGGCGGGCCCGGCAATCTCGCCAAGTGGTGGCGGAAATCGGACCACCGCAACGATCCGCTGCTGTTCATCGAAAGCATCCCGTCGCGCGAAACCCGCATTTTCGTCGAGCGGGTGATGGCCAATTTGTGGATCTACCGCCACCGCCTCGGCCAGGATTCGCCCTCGCTCGCGCACCTCGCGGAGGGGAACTGGCCGACCTATGTCGCGCAGGCGGGTGGCGCGGCCAGCAGTTACGCGAGCGCGGAGTAGCGGCGGTCTTTCCCGCGCGGAGGGTCATAAAAATGTCCAAAATCGAAGGCGACCGCCCGTTCCTTTCCGTCAACATCGCGGTGCTGACGGTATCCGACACGCGTACCGCCGCCGACGACCGCTCCGGCCAGACGCTGGTCGAACGCATTGCCGCCGCCGGGCACAAGGTGACGCGGCGCGAAATCGTCAAGGACGAGATCCCGCTGATCGTCGCCCAGCTGCGCCAATGGATCGCGGCGACGGACGTGGACGTGATTCTCGCCACCGGCGGCACCGGCGTCACCGGGCGCGACGTGACGCCCGAGGCGTTCCGCCAGGTGATCGAGAAGGAAATCCCCGGTTTCGGCGAGTTGTTCCGCTGGCTCAGCTACCAGAAGATCAAGACCTCGACCATCCAGTCGCGCGCGCTCGCCGGCGTCGCCGAGGGCAAGTATCTGTTCGCTCTGCCGGGCTCGCCCGGCGCCTGCCGCGACGCCTGGGACGACATATTGCGAGAGCAGCTCGATTCGCGCCACAAGCCCTGCAACTTTGTCGAGCTGATGCCGCGCCTCAAGGAGCACCTGAAGTAGCGGCGCGCGCCGCCGGCGGAGCCGGCTTATTCGTTTTTTGCGCGCGTGCGCGCGAACGCGGCGCCGTCGTCCACGTCATCGAGGACCGGCAGCATCGGTGCGATTTTGAACCGCGCGGGATTCGCGCCGCGGAGGTTGGCAAGCGTGTCGGCGAGCGCGTGCGGGCCGGACCAGCGTACGTTCCCGAAAACGTCGGCGGGGGGCGGTTCGCGAAACCCCACCAGCCAGTAGCCGCCGTCGGCGGCGGGTCCGAACACGGCGTCGTGACTTGCGAGTCGGCGAAAGGCTAAAGCGATGTGCGCGGGCTT from the Rhodospirillales bacterium genome contains:
- a CDS encoding uracil-DNA glycosylase; this translates as MLSKMTISPAEALRWQLEAGVDETVAAIPVNRFASREDAPPDVTGENNGELPSPPPGDPPCDGPGDMPPPLPLPALSSALAPIDDAVGRAVALAAGAATIEDLRAALAAFDGCPLKRTATNLVFTDGNPQGAVLFVGEAPGAEEDRQGLPFVGPSGRLLDRMLASIGLDRTRVCISNTVFWRPPGNRTPTTVEMAVCMPFLERLIELMDPRVLVTLGGPAAKSVLGESAGVSKLRGRWFAYASPRLARPIPATAMFHPAYLLRTPAQKRDAWRDLLMLRRKLDES
- a CDS encoding lytic transglycosylase domain-containing protein is translated as MARPFCRHLAIVALVAFAGIGVARADQMSVGTDENAAPFEVAPQDLGPILPKILAPATVDLYTRIFELQEEAQWAEADRLIAKLDDKILLGHVLAQRYLHARWRASYKDLKAWLDQYADHPGAEQLYKLAKSRQPRGAAPPAAPQGAPPSSAAPDALALERREATPTQRKSADAVGAQVRTHVRKSAPQTAAKVLDGPEAKRLGPLAFDSARVHVAQGFFNLGRDEETLAYAAPAMRSLRHIPEAGWLAGLASWRLERHADAARYFAATAEVADNAWLASGAAFWASRAYLVGREPERVIPWLERAAAHPRTFYGLLAGQLLGKPMPFQWAEPDLERGLIARLVEVPAGRRAVALVQVGEDRRAERELRRLSGTADDKLAHGILALAARADMPALSLRLDRQLFPKGGGWMSAAYPLPSWEPENGFRVDPALIYALIHQESAFNPEARSWAGASGLMQIMPRTASHVAQDKAYHRGAKRKKLFSPEVNLTLGQRYLETLIRDPGIAGDLFFIAAAWNGGPGNLAKWWRKSDHRNDPLLFIESIPSRETRIFVERVMANLWIYRHRLGQDSPSLAHLAEGNWPTYVAQAGGAASSYASAE
- the moaB gene encoding molybdenum cofactor biosynthesis protein B yields the protein MSKIEGDRPFLSVNIAVLTVSDTRTAADDRSGQTLVERIAAAGHKVTRREIVKDEIPLIVAQLRQWIAATDVDVILATGGTGVTGRDVTPEAFRQVIEKEIPGFGELFRWLSYQKIKTSTIQSRALAGVAEGKYLFALPGSPGACRDAWDDILREQLDSRHKPCNFVELMPRLKEHLK